A genomic window from Colletotrichum destructivum chromosome 7, complete sequence includes:
- a CDS encoding uncharacterized protein (Putative polyadenylate binding protein, human types 1, 2, 3, 4): MATATNNGAVDQLANDLSNASLNGADAKAAPAINTNVESGAQGDNADTAGPTPSSAAPHPQASASLYVGELDPSVTEAMLFELFSQIGSVASIRVCRDAVTRRSLGYAYVNYNTTSDGEKALEELNYTLIKGRPCRIMWSQRDPALRKTGQGNVFIKNLDVAIDNKALHDTFAAFGNILSCKVAQDENGNSKGYGFVHYETDEAASQAIKHVNGMLLNEKKVYVGHHIPKKDRQSKFEEMKANFTNIYIKNISGEVTDDEFRDLFTPFGDVTSSSLARDQEGKSRGFGFVNFTTHEAAAKAVDDLNGKDFRGQDLYVGRAQKKHEREEELRKSYEAARMEKANKYQGVNLYIKNLDDDVDDEKLRQLFADFGPITSAKVMRDNATDSGNEDEGSSEEKETEAKKDEEEEKPEEAKTDDKEDADKKSDKKSDKKLHGKSKGFGFVCFSNPDDATKAVAEMNQRMVNGKPLYVALAQRKDVRKSQLEASIQARNQLRMQQAAAAAGMPQQYMQPPVFYAAGQQPVFPQGGRGMAFPQPGMAMPAVQGGRPGQFPGGYPQQGGRGGLPQQMPPVYGIPGQFPPGAPYPQPGNPQFLAAIQQVQQATMGGGRGGPQGGRGPVPQGMPLPGPGMPGFPPNARQGGNQPGAGRGANANAPRNAPFPQGGRGANAQDLNNGSVIQQQLAAAGGNPGQQKQILGEVIFPKIQAIQPELAGKITGMLLEMDNAELVNLIEDESALKAKVDEALGVYEEYIKAQGGEEGEKKAEETKA, from the exons ATGGCCACCGCTACCAACAACGGCGCTGTCGACCAGCTCGCCAACGACCTGAGCAACGCCTCGCTCAACGGCGCTGACGCCAAGGCCGCTCccgccatcaacaccaacgtTGAGTCTGGCGCTCAGGGCGACAATGCCGACACCGCTGGCCCTACCCCCAGCTCGGCTGCCCCCCACCCCCAGGCCTCTGCCTCCCTCtacgtcggcgagctcgacccTTCCGTTACCGAGGCCATGCTCTTCGAGCTGTTCTCCCAGATTGGCTCCGTCGCTTCCATTCGCGTCTGCCGCGATGCGGTTACCCGCCGCTCCCTCGGCTACGCCTACGTGAACTACAACACCACCTCCGACGGTGAGAAGGCTCTCGAGGAGCTTAACTACACCCTCATCAAGGGCCGCCCCTGCCGTATCATGTGGTCTCAGCGTGACCCCGCTCTCCGCAAGACCGGCCAGGGCAACGTCTTCATCAAGAACCTCGATGTCGCCATTGATAACAAGGCTCTGCACGACACCTTTGCTGCTTTCGGCAACATCCTGAGCTGCAAGGTCGCCCAGGACGAGAACGGCAACTCCAAGGGCTATGGATTCGTCCACTACGAGACCGATGAGGCTGCTTCCCAGGCCATCAAGCACGTTAACGGCATGCTTctcaacgagaagaaggtcTACGTCGGTCACCACATTCCCAAGAAGGACCGCCAGAGCAAGTTTGAGGAGATGAAGGCCAACTTCACCAACATCTACATCAAGAACATCAGCGGCGAGGTGACTGACGACGAGTTCCGCGACCTCTTCACCCCCTTCGGCGACGTCACCTCTTCCTCACTCGCCCGCGACCAGGAGGGCAAGAGCCGCGGCTTCGGTTTCGTCAACTTCACCACCCACGAGGCTGCCGCCAAGGCTGTTGATGACCTCAACGGCAAGGACTTCCGCGGACAGGACCTGTACGTTGGCCGAGCCCAGAAGAAGCACGAGCGCGAGGAGGAATTGCGCAAGTCTTACGAAGCTGCTCGCATGGAGAAGGCCAACAAGTACCAGGGCGTTAACCTGTACATCAAGAACCTCGATGACGATGTtgacgacgagaagctccGCCAGCTCTTCGCCGACTTCGGTCCCATCACCTCTGCCAAGGTCATGCGTGACAACGCCACTGACTCTggcaacgaggacgagggttCCTCTGAGGAGAAGGAAACGGAGGCtaagaaggacgaggaggaggagaagcccgaggaggcTAAGACGGATGACAAGGAGGACGCTGACAAGAAGTCGGACAAGAAGTCAGACAAGAAGCTCCATGGTAAGAGCAAgggcttcggcttcgtctgctTCAGCAACCCCGACGATGCCACCAAGGCTGTCGCCGAGATGAACCAGCGCATGGTCAACGGCAAGCCTCTCTACGTCGCCCTTGCCCAGAGGAAGGATGTCCGCAAGAGCCAGCTCGAGGCCAGCATCCAGGCTCGTAACCAGCTCCGCAtgcagcaggccgccgccgccgccggcatgcCCCAGCAGTACATGCAGCCCCCCGTCTtctacgccgccggccagcagCCCGTCTTCCCCCAGGGTGGTCGCGGTATGGCCTTCCCCCAACCCGGTATGGCCATGCCTGCCGTCCAGGGCGGCCGCCCCGGTCAGTTCCCCGGCGGTTACCCCCAGCAGGGTGGACGTGGTGGTCTTCCCCAGCAGATGCCCCCCGTCTACGGCATCCCTGGCCAGTTCCCTCCCGGCGCCCCCTACCCCCAGCCCGGCAACCCCCagttcctcgccgccatccagcagGTTCAGCAGGCTACCATGGGCGGTGGCCGTGGCGGTCCCCAGGGAGGCCGTGGTCCCGTTCCTCAGGGCATGCCCCTGCCCGGCCCCGGTATGCCCGGCTTCCCCCCCAACGCTCGCCAGGGTGGCAACCAGCCCGGCGCTGGTCGCGgtgccaacgccaacgcTCCCCGCAacgcccccttcccccagGGCGGACGCGGAGCTAACGCCCAGGACCTTAACAACGGCAGCGTTattcagcagcagctcgctgctgctggtggcaacCCTGGACAGCAGAAGCAGATCCTTGGTGAGGTCATCTTCCCCAAGATCCAGGCGATCCAGCCCGAGCTCGCCGGAAAGATCACCGGTATGCTCCTCGAGATGGACAATGCCGAGCTTGTCAACCT CATTGAGGACGAGTCCGCtctcaaggccaaggtcgacgaggccctcggcgtctACGAGGAATACATCAAGGCCCAgggtggcgaggagggcgagaagaaggctgaGGAGACCAAGGCTTAA
- a CDS encoding Putative universal stress protein A family produces the protein MSRQPMSMEAMLDEERRDVLALLEGTPNRSGWNPGSPVSARSPSPYTSPRSPVRSMLDVGDDAGKKSPARTHAVPVRSMLDISGPPPPVRSMLDIDTSAPKQAASAGPSSPVESRAPHPRTFSDSHSQKPSFGPRAAANRLDPTADYQFSAISTNNIGQAMPKRNTQGGKGPGAKKSGGVMADVMRGNEIPGIVLPGDRARHGSIASNPSINLGGRSSSRGQGSKSKSPHGRLSMRSRSPNVSGRFQQIPGTAVLDDGRVVDISTAYRKLSDANLAFSGGGLSGLAGRKKSSVEDAGVGRLTKDYLSPDGEELEDSSDDDARSSSDEESQRGRKMSPRSSESGVKSSEASKADRKTLSLLAAAEEERLAVSSKQPQYQYKSLLDEPSITLTKPTGERAKPKAGVRPTTAFDNEPGSGMASAVNSDDEEDLNDIKRAQRLAFSRTEILNNPEFSRTLRIIMRGEFDQIQKAAEEEHHRLRKYLVATDLSEESTHALEWTIGTVLRDGDTLICIYCVDEETGIYSAEGIMVPDERAAHQEQAAAINAMSSNKAAPPGMTAGPSYPHLPRASALNASDSSSPAPSSRERGRAEEERRRAVYDIQERVERLLRRTRLQVRVIVEVVHCKNPKHLITEVIDLVSPTLVILGSRGRSALKGVILGSFSNYLVTKSSVPVMVARKRLRNKSKYKRGTIKQVNDLNNPGTKSLANAKID, from the exons ATGTCGCGTCAGCCCATGAGCATGGAGGCcatgctggacgaggagagaaGGGATGTTCTGGCCCTACTCGAGGGTACGCCTAATAGATCCGGTTGGAACCCAGGCTCACCCGTCTCGGCacgctcgccgtcgccctaCACCTCGCCTCGCTCTCCTGTACGAAGCATGTtggatgtcggcgacgatgctggAAAGAAGAGCCCCGCTAGGACGCACGCTGTGCCGGTGCGCAGCATGTTGGATATCAGCGGCCCTCCGCCCCCCGTCCGAAGCATGCTCGATATCGACACCTCGGCCCCCAAGCAAGCCGCCAGCGCCGGTCCCAGCTCTCCCGTCGAATCCCGCGCACCTCATCCACGGACCTTTTCCGACTCCCACTCTCAGAAGCCCAGCTTCGGcccccgcgccgccgccaaccgcCTGGATCCCACTGCCGACTACCAATTTTCTGCTATATCTACCAACAACATCGGACAGGCTATGCCGAAGCGCAACACCCAAGGCGGCAAGGGACCCGGCGCAAAGAAGTCGGGCGGCGTCATGGCCGATGTCATGCGCGGCAATGAGATCCCTGGCATTGTACTTCCAGGCGACAGGGCCCGTCATGGCTCTATTGCCAGCAACCCCTCCATCAACCTTGGCGGTAGAAGTTCAAGCAGGGGTCAAGGCAGCAAATCCAAGTCTCCTCATGGCCGACTGAGCATGCGCTCCCGTTCGCCCAACGTCAGCGGGCGCTTTCAACAGATCCCTGGCActgccgtcctcgacgacggccgtgTAGTGGACATATCAACCGCCTACCGCAAACTTTCAGATGCGAATCTCGCATTCTCGGGCGGCGGTCTTTCGGGTTTGGCTGGCCGCAAGAAGTCTAGCGTAGAAGATGCCGGTGTCGGCCGGCTGACGAAAGACTATCTTAGTCCCGATGGAGAGGAGCTTGAggacagcagcgacgacgatgcacgcagctcctcggacgaggagagccAGAGAGGACGTAAGATGTCACCTCGATCCTCGGAAAGTGGCGTGAAGTCTTCCGAGGCAAGCAAGGCCGACCGCAAGACACTCAGCctgcttgctgctgccgaggaggagc GCCTCGCGGTCAGTTCCAAGCAACCGCAGTATCAATACAAGTCGTTGTTGGACGAGCCATCCATTACACTCACTAAGCCCACTGGCGAGAGGGCGAAGCCGAAAGCTGGCGTCCGCCCAACCACGGCGTTCGATAACGAGCCTGGCTCGGGAATGGCTTCCGCCGTGAATTcggatgatgaggaggaccTCAACGACATTAAGCGGGCCCAGAGACTGGCCTTCTCTCGAACGGAGATTCTCAACAACCCAGAGTTCTCCCGAACTCTCCGTATCATCATGCGAGGCGAGTTCGATCAGATTCAGAAGGCGGCCGAAGAGGAGCACCACAGGTTGAGAAAGTACCTCGTGGCCACGGACCTCAGCGAGGAGTCAACGCATGCGCTGGAATGGACCATAGGCACAGTCTTGCGAGACGGCGACACCCTGATTTGCATTTATTGCGTGGATGAAGAGACGGGCATCTACTCAGCCGAGGGAATCATGGTCCCCGACGAGCGCGCAGCCCATCAGGAACAGGCAGCTGCCATTAACGCCATGTCGAGCAAcaaggcggcgccgccaggaATGACAGCTGGCCCGTCCTACCCCCATCTCCCGCGAGCCTCGGCTTTGAATGCTAGCGACTCGtcatcaccggcgccgtcgagtaGAGAGCGCGGCcgggccgaggaggagcgccgTCGTGCAGTGTATGACATCCAAGAGCGGGTCGAGCGGCTGCTGCGACGGACGCGTCTGCAAGTACGAGTTATTGTGGAGGTAGTCCACTGCAAGAACCCAAAGCACCTGATCACGGAGGTGATTGATCTCGTCAGCCCTACGTTGGTGATTTTGGGCAGTCGTGGCCGTAGTGCTCTCAAAGG TGTCATATTGGGATCCTTTTCAAACTACCTAGTAACCAAGAGTTCGGTGCCTGTCATGGTGGCCCGCAAGCGACTCCGCAATAAGAGCAAGTACAAGAGAGGCACCATCAAGCAGGTCAACGATTTGAACAATCCCGGAACCAAGAGTCTCGCCAACGCGAAGATCGACTAG
- a CDS encoding Putative nitronate monooxygenase, aldolase-type TIM barrel: MPFDTELTRRLGIKVPIVQGGMQHVGTADLASAVSNAGALGIITALIFPTPEELRKEIQRCKTLTTRPFAVNITLLPALVPPDYAAYAQVVIDEGIRIVETAGNSPGPVIKQLKAAGVTILHKCTTIRHAQSAVKLGVDFLSIDGFECAGHVGESDITNFILLSRARQSLKVPFIASGGFADGQGLAAALCLGACGINMGTRFMCTLEAPIHHKIKEEIVKAQETDTALLLRRWRNTTRLYKNKVTEEAIKVELESKSGEFSEIAPLVSGKRGKEVFITGDPDYGVWTAGQVIGLIHDIPSVKDLVPRIEKEAEAALRERLSLIKPAAKL, encoded by the exons ATGCCTTTCGACACCGAGCTGACCCGACGATTGGGTATCAAAG TGCCCATCGTCCAAGGGGGCATGCAGCACGTCGGCACAGCCGacctcgcctcggccgtgtcCAATGCCGGTgccctcggcatcatcaccgccctcatcttcccgacccccgaggagctgcgcaaGGAAATCCAGCGCTGCAAGACGCTGACGACCCGCCCCTTCGCCGTCAACATCACTCTCCTCCCGGCCCTTGTACCCCCCGACTATGCCGCCTACGCCCAGGTCGTCATTGACGAGGGCATCCGCATCGTCGAGACGGCCGGCAACTCGCCCGGCCCCGTCATCAAGCAGCTtaaggccgccggcgtcaccATCCTGCACAAGTGCACGACGATCCGCCACGCGCAGAGCGCCGTcaagctcggcgtcgacttTCTGAGCATCGACGGCTTCGAGTGCGCCGGTCACGTCGGCGAGTCGGACATCACAAACTTCATTCTGCTGTCGCGCGCGCGCCAGTCGCTGAAGGTGCCCTTCATTGCCAGCGGCggcttcgccgacggccagggGCTTGCGGCGGCACTGTGCCTCGGCGCGTGCGGCATCAACATGGGCACGCGCTTTATGTGCACACTCGAGGCGCCGATCCATCacaagatcaaggaggagaTCGTCAAGGCCCAGGAAACGGACACGGCGCTGCTCctgcggcggtggaggaACACCACGCGGCTCTACAAGAACAAGGTCACGGAGGAAGCCATCAAGGTCGAGCTGGAGAGCAAGTCGGGAGAGTTTTCCGAGATCGCGCCGCTCGTGAGTGGGAAGCGGGGCAAGGAGGTCTTCATCACGGGCGATCCCGACTATGGC GTCTGGACGGCCGGGCAGGTCATTGGGCTGATTCACGACATCCCCTCGGTCAAGGATCTGGTTCCCAGGAtagagaaggaggccgaggcagcGTTGCGGGAGAGGCTATCGCTCATCAAGCCGGCGGCCAAGTTGTAG
- a CDS encoding Putative small ribosomal subunit protein uS7 — protein MSLRPSLRTAGRTLVLRSRPLTPRQELPVWAATRRGYADEHKGERSQPPTLRPSENAAFPQSQIGSEPATGQQSTTDEAAAALEELVIAAKGQSAGLEGALTEAQEQALYNEGAIPPTPSNGDPLRDLEVLASGGLLTNAQDTEIATSQRPGYKFPLPSLPLPPHSHLKSRYHPVLDQLTNLMMRDGKKAQAQRNMAMVLNFLRTSPPPIINPRYPLLPGAPPPAHLPLNPVLYLTLAIDSVAPLLKIRRIPGGAGGGRPLELPVPLAVRQRRRAAFQWILDVVNKKPSKGSGRTQFPHRVADEVIAVVEGRSGVWDKRLTLHKLGTATRANLTVKPVKAH, from the exons ATGTCCCTGCGGCCGAGCCTGCGAACCGCCGGCCGGACGCTCGTGCTGCGCTCCCGACCCTTGACCCCCCGACAGGAACTTCCGGTCTGGGCCGCGACGAGACGAGGATACGCGGACGAGCACAAGGGCGAACGGAGTCAGCCCCCAACTCTGAGACCATCTGAAAATGCTGCCTTCCCTCAGAGCCAGATTGGCTCGGAGCCTGCAACGGGACAACAG TCAACAAcagacgaggccgccgcggcgctggAAGAGCTCGTCATCGCGGCCAAGGGACAGAGCGCcgggctcgagggcgcccTGACGGAGGCACAGGAGCAGGCGCTTTACAACGAAGGCGCCATCCCCCCTACACCGTCGAACGGTGATCCCCTCCGTGACCTCGAGGTCCTGGCGTCCGGCGGACTGCTCACAAACGCCCAAGATACGGAGATCGCGACGTCGCAACGTCCGGGATACAAGTTTCCCCTACCGAGCCTCCCTCTGCCACCGCACAGCCACCTGAAGTCTCGTTACCACCCTGTGCTCGACCAGCTGACCAACCTGATGATGCGGGACGGCAAGAAGGCACAAGCGCAAAGA AACATGGCCATGGTCCTCAACTTCCTCCGAACCTCGCCTCCCCCCATCATCAACCCGCGATACCCGCTCCTCCCGGGCGCCCCGCCGCCAGCGCATCTGCCTCTGAACCCCGTGCTGTACCTCACGCTAGCCATCGACTCAGTGGCGCCCCTGCTCAAGATCCGCCGCATCCCGGGCGGAGCTGGTGGTGGCCGCCCCCTGGAGCTGCCGGTGCCGCTGGCCGTGCGTcagaggcggcgggccgCATTCCAATGGATCCTGGACGTCGTCAACAAGAAGCCGTCCAAGGGCAGTGGCCGGACGCAGTTCCCGCACCGggtggccgacgaggtcatcGCTGTTGTTGAGGGACGGTCGGGCGTCTGGGACAAAAGGCTGACATTGCACAAGCTCGGCACTGCGACGCGTGCCAACTTGACGGTCAAGCCCGTCAAGGCGCATTAG